In the genome of Desulfuromonas sp. DDH964, one region contains:
- the yidC gene encoding membrane protein insertase YidC, producing MENKNTIIAVVLMLVVWVGFSVLFPQQPPQPESSTTSGVKSVSTESAPPSSSAEPAPIPPQPLPIVPDSHDAVRNFTVESPLYRAVFSSRGGELIEYTLKGFQETTDPKSANVALVVPGPGNGTLLIGGREALSLPPGMNFHSDSPPSLHLDAEGKATLHFIGQTPSGAILEKIFVFHGNSYGIDLDVKVTNGGSNPLRGDLVLTLFHPWDPEQAGGQYDYVGPVSLVGDKVETAKIKDLAEKPQSFGADTVWTGFENKYFMNVGVPLAGTLEKVSVSKTSSGIENQLQTPYMILDPGTGRTFSYLLYFGPRDLDVLKGLDHQLAKAIDFGFFSIIATPLLHVLKFFYSFVGNYGIAIIALTVIIKLLFWPLTQKSYGSMKAMQKLQPEMQKIREKFKNDKERLNREMMELYKTHRVNPLGGCLPMLVQIPVFFALYKVLLSSIELRHAEFGFWLTDLSAKDPYYITPLIMGVTMFVQQKMSPSTMDPTQAKIFMLMPVVFTFLFLNFPSGLVIYWLVNNLLTILQQYFINRKPAA from the coding sequence ATGGAAAATAAAAACACGATAATTGCCGTCGTCCTGATGTTGGTCGTCTGGGTCGGTTTTTCCGTTCTTTTTCCCCAGCAGCCCCCCCAACCGGAGTCCAGTACCACTTCCGGGGTGAAATCGGTATCGACGGAGAGTGCTCCACCTTCATCCTCTGCCGAACCGGCACCCATTCCCCCTCAGCCACTCCCAATCGTTCCCGACAGCCATGATGCTGTCCGGAATTTCACCGTTGAAAGCCCCCTTTATCGGGCTGTTTTTTCGAGTCGTGGCGGTGAGTTGATTGAATATACCCTCAAGGGGTTTCAAGAGACTACGGATCCCAAATCAGCCAATGTCGCGCTGGTTGTTCCGGGGCCCGGGAATGGGACCCTGCTGATCGGCGGGAGGGAGGCCTTGTCCCTTCCACCCGGGATGAACTTTCACAGCGACAGCCCCCCTTCCCTCCATCTCGATGCTGAGGGTAAAGCTACCCTTCACTTTATCGGCCAGACCCCTTCAGGGGCGATCCTCGAAAAGATCTTTGTCTTCCATGGGAACAGTTACGGCATCGACCTCGATGTCAAGGTTACCAATGGCGGCTCCAATCCTCTTCGGGGTGATCTGGTGCTGACACTTTTTCACCCCTGGGATCCGGAACAAGCTGGTGGGCAATACGACTATGTTGGCCCGGTCTCACTTGTTGGTGACAAGGTTGAAACGGCCAAGATCAAAGATCTTGCCGAGAAGCCCCAGTCCTTTGGGGCCGATACAGTCTGGACCGGCTTTGAAAATAAATACTTCATGAACGTCGGGGTCCCTCTCGCCGGGACGCTGGAGAAGGTATCGGTCTCGAAGACCAGCTCGGGGATCGAAAACCAACTTCAGACCCCATATATGATTCTTGACCCCGGCACCGGGCGAACCTTCTCCTATCTGCTTTATTTCGGGCCCCGGGATCTCGATGTCCTCAAGGGGCTTGACCATCAGTTGGCCAAGGCGATTGATTTCGGGTTTTTCTCCATCATTGCCACTCCCCTGCTTCACGTACTGAAATTCTTTTACTCTTTTGTCGGCAACTACGGGATCGCCATCATCGCGCTCACCGTTATCATTAAACTTCTTTTCTGGCCCCTTACCCAGAAGAGCTACGGCTCGATGAAGGCGATGCAAAAACTTCAACCGGAAATGCAGAAAATCCGTGAGAAGTTCAAAAACGACAAAGAACGCCTTAATCGCGAGATGATGGAACTCTATAAGACACACCGGGTCAACCCTCTCGGTGGGTGTCTCCCGATGCTGGTCCAGATACCCGTATTCTTTGCTCTTTATAAGGTTTTACTCTCCTCTATCGAACTTCGGCATGCCGAATTCGGTTTTTGGCTGACCGATCTCTCCGCCAAGGATCCCTACTACATTACCCCGCTGATTATGGGGGTAACCATGTTTGTTCAGCAAAAGATGAGCCCCAGTACCATGGATCCGACCCAGGCCAAGATTTTCATGTTGATGCCGGTGGTTTTTACCTTCCTCTTTTTGAATTTCCCCTCGGGTCTGGTTATCTACTGGCTGGTAAACAACCTCCTCACCATTCTTCAGCAATACTTTATCAATCGTAAACCTGCGGCTTGA